The following proteins are encoded in a genomic region of Spirosoma sp. SC4-14:
- the infB gene encoding translation initiation factor IF-2 produces the protein MAEDKSMRLSQVAKILNTGTSSVVNRLSAKGFKVDSNPNTKIGTELLEVLAKEYKSTELLNGARRSEPSVAVAEPPRRREDDVILYRRDDAGRPIVDAKADVPKTDTPRAEAPKPGPTEQKPSPQTVSTGLPGLKVIGKIDLNAKPTPAAKAPAPQETKPVETTSVVPPRVEPQKPATVQPTDIKPPVEAPKPAQPAEVKPVVPQPTVSAPAEQPKVEVPKPVAEQPKAEPVQAKPEQAPAPQARAEVVKPENPRPVVAAPTVPTKPSEPRQEDKPKAIQQQPKAPAPPVAPTDSDQESAPTETIRAAGSHQLGGLKILGKIELPVNNPRQGGSGNNADKKKRKRIRGGRENAVGGSGHQGGNNQPQGQAGNTPRNDRNDRGPANRQQGERNDRNDRNHTNPQRDSNRTANPNQAGGGQNNANTNANTNNRTNSGGGQNNANTNTNTNNRTNSGGSNNRNGRDRDKDRGGKDRNRREAPSQADVRKSIQQTNARMQGNTPNRGADRRRDRRADRAERDRIASEQEELEAKILKVTEFVSANDLASLMNVSINEVISVCLNLGMFVSINQRLDAEAITVIADEFGYDVQFVSAEDETEAGIDVAADEPEDLQPRAPIVTIMGHVDHGKTSLLDYIRRAKVAAGEAGGITQHIGAYSVKTSDDRMITFLDTPGHEAFTAMRARGAKVTDVVIIVIAADDSVMPQTREAINHAQVAGVPIVFAFSKVDKPGADAEKIRTELAAMNLLVEEWGGKYQAQEISSKSGMGVDELLEKVLLEAELLELKANPHRRALGTVIEASLDKGRGYVSTVLVENGTLRQGDIMLVGAHYGRIRAMTNDRGDRIKEAGPATPVQILGLPGAPQAGDKFNVMETEREAREIANKREQLLREQTLRTRKHITLEEIGRRKAIGSFKELNVIVKGDVDGSVEALSDSLLQLSTEEVQVNIIHKAVGQISESDVLLASASDAVIVGFQVRPSSNARRLAEQEQIEIRLYSIIYDAINEVKDAMEGLLAPTTEEVITGNIEVREVFKISKVGTVAGCYVTDGLIKRSHKIRVIRDFIVIHTGEISALKRFKDDVNEVRSGYECGLSVKNFNDIEVGDTIEGFEIKEVKRTL, from the coding sequence ATGGCAGAAGATAAGTCAATGCGCCTAAGCCAAGTGGCAAAAATTCTCAACACTGGAACTTCCTCTGTTGTGAATCGTCTGTCTGCCAAAGGGTTTAAGGTTGATAGTAATCCCAATACCAAAATCGGCACTGAACTGCTGGAGGTATTGGCGAAGGAGTATAAATCAACGGAACTCCTGAATGGAGCTCGCCGGTCCGAACCGTCGGTTGCGGTCGCTGAGCCACCACGTCGTCGGGAGGATGATGTCATTTTGTACCGTCGTGATGACGCAGGCCGTCCTATTGTGGACGCAAAGGCGGATGTTCCGAAAACGGACACCCCTCGGGCAGAAGCGCCTAAACCAGGCCCTACCGAGCAAAAGCCTTCCCCTCAAACCGTATCGACCGGTTTGCCAGGACTGAAAGTAATCGGCAAAATTGATCTCAACGCAAAACCAACTCCGGCTGCGAAAGCTCCTGCTCCGCAGGAAACAAAACCGGTAGAAACTACGTCAGTTGTACCACCTCGGGTTGAACCTCAGAAACCCGCTACAGTGCAGCCAACGGACATTAAACCGCCCGTAGAAGCCCCTAAACCGGCTCAGCCTGCGGAGGTAAAACCTGTTGTTCCACAACCGACGGTATCAGCTCCTGCCGAACAGCCGAAAGTTGAAGTACCCAAACCTGTAGCTGAGCAGCCCAAAGCAGAACCCGTTCAGGCAAAACCTGAGCAGGCTCCCGCTCCGCAGGCTCGTGCCGAAGTTGTAAAACCTGAAAATCCACGTCCTGTAGTGGCGGCTCCAACAGTACCTACCAAGCCGAGCGAACCTCGGCAGGAAGATAAGCCCAAAGCTATCCAGCAACAACCTAAAGCTCCGGCACCGCCAGTAGCACCCACTGATAGCGATCAGGAAAGTGCTCCGACAGAAACCATCCGGGCCGCCGGTAGTCATCAGTTGGGCGGCCTTAAAATTCTGGGTAAGATTGAGTTGCCCGTCAACAATCCACGTCAGGGCGGTAGTGGCAACAATGCTGATAAGAAAAAGCGGAAGCGTATCCGGGGTGGTCGCGAAAACGCCGTAGGCGGAAGCGGGCATCAGGGAGGCAATAACCAGCCACAAGGTCAGGCAGGAAACACTCCTCGTAATGACCGCAATGACCGGGGTCCGGCAAATCGTCAGCAGGGTGAGCGGAACGACCGTAATGATCGGAACCATACTAATCCTCAACGCGATTCGAACCGGACAGCCAATCCAAACCAGGCAGGTGGCGGGCAGAACAATGCCAACACCAATGCGAATACGAATAACCGTACCAATAGTGGTGGCGGGCAGAACAATGCCAACACCAATACGAATACGAATAATCGTACTAATAGCGGTGGTTCTAACAATCGCAATGGGCGAGACCGCGATAAAGATCGGGGTGGAAAAGACCGCAATCGGCGCGAAGCACCAAGCCAGGCCGATGTTCGGAAATCGATTCAGCAGACAAATGCCCGCATGCAGGGTAATACGCCTAACCGTGGAGCCGACCGTCGTCGCGATCGCCGGGCCGACCGGGCCGAACGGGATCGGATTGCCAGCGAGCAGGAGGAACTGGAAGCAAAAATCCTGAAAGTTACCGAGTTCGTATCGGCCAACGACCTGGCATCACTCATGAACGTTTCGATCAACGAAGTTATCTCCGTTTGTTTGAATCTGGGTATGTTCGTTTCGATTAACCAACGACTGGATGCGGAAGCTATTACGGTTATTGCCGATGAATTTGGCTACGACGTACAGTTTGTTTCGGCCGAAGATGAAACCGAAGCTGGTATCGATGTTGCTGCCGATGAGCCCGAAGACCTACAGCCTCGTGCACCAATCGTAACGATTATGGGGCACGTCGATCACGGTAAAACCTCGCTGCTCGACTATATCCGTCGTGCCAAAGTAGCTGCTGGTGAGGCCGGTGGAATTACCCAGCACATTGGCGCCTATAGCGTAAAAACATCCGACGACCGGATGATTACTTTCCTCGATACACCAGGTCACGAAGCCTTCACGGCTATGCGGGCACGGGGTGCGAAGGTAACGGACGTTGTTATTATTGTGATTGCAGCCGACGATAGTGTGATGCCGCAAACCCGCGAGGCTATCAACCATGCGCAAGTTGCAGGTGTACCGATTGTGTTTGCCTTCTCGAAAGTAGATAAGCCCGGTGCTGATGCGGAAAAAATTCGGACCGAACTGGCTGCTATGAACCTGCTCGTTGAAGAATGGGGTGGTAAATATCAGGCTCAGGAAATTTCGTCGAAATCGGGAATGGGCGTCGATGAGTTGCTCGAAAAAGTACTACTCGAAGCCGAACTGCTCGAATTGAAAGCAAACCCGCATCGTCGTGCGCTCGGTACCGTTATCGAAGCCTCGCTCGATAAAGGTCGGGGATATGTTTCTACCGTACTGGTAGAGAACGGAACCCTTCGTCAGGGCGACATTATGCTCGTGGGTGCTCACTACGGACGGATTCGGGCCATGACCAACGATCGTGGTGATCGGATTAAAGAAGCAGGGCCAGCAACCCCTGTTCAGATTCTGGGTCTGCCAGGTGCTCCGCAAGCGGGCGATAAGTTCAACGTGATGGAAACTGAGCGCGAAGCGCGCGAAATAGCCAACAAACGTGAACAACTCCTGCGCGAACAAACGCTTCGTACCCGCAAGCACATTACACTCGAAGAAATTGGTCGTCGGAAGGCAATTGGTAGTTTCAAAGAGCTTAATGTGATTGTTAAAGGTGATGTGGATGGTTCGGTAGAAGCGCTGTCAGATTCATTGCTGCAACTTTCGACCGAAGAAGTTCAGGTGAATATCATTCATAAGGCTGTTGGACAGATTTCGGAATCGGATGTTCTGCTGGCTTCCGCTTCGGATGCGGTTATTGTAGGTTTCCAGGTTCGTCCTTCATCCAACGCCCGGCGGTTAGCTGAGCAGGAGCAGATTGAGATTCGCCTGTACTCAATTATCTACGATGCCATCAACGAAGTAAAAGATGCGATGGAAGGCCTGTTAGCCCCAACTACTGAAGAGGTGATAACGGGTAATATTGAAGTCCGCGAAGTCTTTAAGATCAGCAAAGTTGGCACCGTGGCTGGTTGCTACGTAACCGATGGTCTTATTAAGCGGAGTCATAAAATCCGTGTCATTCGCGACTTTATCGTGATCCATACTGGCGAAATCAGTGCGCTGAAACGGTTTAAAGATGACGTCAATGAAGTTCGTTCGGGCTACGAATGTGGGTTGAGTGTTAAAAACTTCAACGACATCGAAGTCGGCGATACGATCGAAGGATTCGAAATTAAAGAAGTGAAACGGACTTTGTAG
- a CDS encoding BatA domain-containing protein, translated as MNFLYPSFLFGLLTISVPIAIHLFNFRRTRRVFFTNVALLRTVQTETKSFRRLKHWLILAARCLFLICLVLAFAQPFIPNKNKLGITRQGVTSLYLDNSYSMQNERNAKRYLDIATGKLDELLTLFRNASSLQLLTNDFSAAEQQAGSAEAVRDRVTSIRFAHTPRTLEAVYKRQRNLLASLNPGGRNQLFWFSDFQKSTAGDLSRLNVDTTDQLFIVPLDAQPTKNVYVDSVWLSTPFIRELQNNSVNVKLSNGGRENVKNLPIRLYLDDTQTSTASATIAPGGSATISLNFNVTKKGYHRGRIVFEDFPITFDNQYFFVLEASPAVRVLHLFEQTSGAPNPPSNYIDAVYGNDSLFVRKSFNAQNFDVGQLKETNLVVLEGVSQVNGALRSELERFVRQGGSLTIIPPTNPDMATYGPFLNALGVGGTQRIDQGNLLPVADPDRRNPFFRDVFQESYQSEPLNMPSAAPVWRWNAGNRLLSLRDGSPFLTQSKIGQGTVYMLANPLNSTYGNMAEHALFVPVMYKMAALSVRGQRTAYSFDDALITIPVSSPSERSVYKLKHDKLEIIPVQRIVGNQLLLEMPKSNELATGQEVEAGYYELQLDGKTERLLAFNHGNKESMMDFYSPEELRRTFASQPNIEIFDSIQDNDFVKVLEQENLGHSLWKYFLLAALAFLLIEVGLVRFMKG; from the coding sequence ATGAATTTCCTATATCCCTCTTTCCTATTCGGCTTACTAACCATATCGGTTCCGATTGCCATTCACCTTTTCAACTTTCGTCGGACACGCCGGGTGTTTTTCACCAATGTAGCGCTGTTGCGAACGGTTCAGACCGAAACCAAATCGTTTCGGCGGTTGAAGCATTGGCTTATTCTGGCGGCCCGATGCCTCTTCCTGATTTGTCTGGTACTGGCCTTTGCACAACCGTTTATTCCGAATAAAAATAAACTGGGCATTACTCGACAGGGCGTGACGAGTCTCTATCTCGACAACTCATACAGTATGCAGAATGAGCGGAATGCAAAGCGCTATCTCGACATAGCAACCGGCAAACTCGACGAGTTATTAACACTGTTTCGGAACGCATCTTCGCTTCAATTACTTACCAACGATTTTTCGGCCGCCGAACAACAGGCAGGATCGGCCGAAGCGGTTCGCGATCGCGTAACATCAATTCGATTTGCTCATACGCCCCGAACGCTCGAAGCAGTCTATAAACGGCAGCGAAATCTGCTCGCAAGTCTGAATCCAGGTGGCCGCAACCAACTATTCTGGTTTTCCGATTTTCAGAAAAGCACAGCCGGTGACTTGTCGCGTCTCAACGTTGACACCACCGATCAGTTATTTATTGTACCGCTCGATGCCCAGCCAACCAAAAACGTATATGTTGATTCGGTCTGGCTCAGTACGCCGTTCATTCGCGAATTACAGAACAACAGTGTTAATGTTAAACTGAGTAACGGTGGGCGTGAAAACGTAAAAAACCTACCGATCCGGCTCTATCTCGACGACACCCAAACCTCCACAGCTTCGGCCACCATTGCACCCGGAGGCTCAGCAACCATATCGCTGAATTTCAACGTCACCAAAAAAGGCTATCATCGGGGTCGAATTGTGTTTGAAGATTTCCCCATTACGTTCGACAACCAGTATTTCTTTGTATTGGAGGCTTCGCCTGCCGTTCGGGTACTGCACTTGTTTGAGCAAACATCTGGTGCTCCTAACCCGCCATCCAACTACATCGACGCTGTTTACGGGAATGATAGTTTATTTGTGCGGAAAAGCTTTAACGCACAAAATTTCGATGTTGGTCAACTCAAAGAAACCAATCTGGTAGTGCTGGAAGGCGTGTCGCAGGTAAACGGTGCATTGCGCAGCGAGTTGGAGCGGTTTGTTCGACAGGGAGGCAGTTTAACCATAATTCCGCCTACTAACCCCGATATGGCCACATATGGACCGTTTCTGAATGCGTTAGGGGTTGGGGGTACCCAACGTATAGATCAAGGCAACCTGCTTCCAGTTGCCGACCCCGACCGGCGAAATCCATTTTTTAGAGACGTTTTTCAGGAAAGCTATCAGTCAGAGCCACTCAACATGCCCAGTGCGGCTCCTGTTTGGCGGTGGAATGCTGGCAATCGCCTGCTGAGTCTTCGCGATGGAAGTCCATTCCTGACTCAATCCAAAATAGGGCAGGGAACGGTTTATATGCTGGCAAACCCGCTCAATAGCACCTATGGAAATATGGCCGAACATGCCCTGTTTGTTCCTGTTATGTATAAAATGGCAGCGCTAAGTGTTCGGGGACAACGGACTGCATATTCGTTCGATGATGCCCTCATAACAATACCTGTCAGTAGCCCTTCGGAACGATCGGTTTATAAACTCAAACACGACAAACTGGAGATTATTCCTGTGCAGCGCATTGTTGGCAATCAGTTACTGCTCGAAATGCCAAAAAGTAACGAACTGGCTACTGGCCAGGAAGTTGAAGCAGGTTATTACGAACTTCAACTCGACGGAAAAACGGAGCGGCTGCTGGCTTTTAACCATGGCAATAAAGAATCGATGATGGATTTTTATTCGCCCGAAGAACTACGCCGGACTTTTGCCAGTCAGCCAAACATCGAAATCTTCGACAGTATTCAGGACAACGATTTTGTAAAAGTGCTGGAACAGGAGAATCTGGGCCATAGTTTGTGGAAGTACTTTCTTTTAGCCGCATTGGCCTTTCTTCTGATAGAAGTAGGCCTGGTGCGCTTCATGAAAGGGTAA
- a CDS encoding metallophosphoesterase: MKLVTISDLHGRTMWKDLNVNDYDQVIFLGDYTDSYVVDDDTIYTNLSDIIGLKRLYSDKVILLIGNHDAQYIHYPNYRCSGFRTWAQAELTALFAQNQDLFQIAHQHNAYLFTHAGITNQWLARLLAKTNHTMETITPTYDLAGLINSIHQQPLQSILFEVSPKRGGSDSFGGPVWADRSETRVDYLTNFHQIVGHTPTDQFLTIGNTRSSITYTDILQTRTAFYEVEIPD, encoded by the coding sequence ATGAAACTTGTTACAATCAGCGATCTGCATGGCCGTACCATGTGGAAAGATCTCAATGTCAACGACTATGATCAGGTTATTTTTCTGGGTGACTATACCGACAGTTATGTTGTCGACGACGATACGATTTATACTAATCTGAGCGACATCATTGGCTTGAAGCGTCTATACTCCGACAAAGTTATCCTCCTGATCGGTAATCATGATGCGCAGTATATTCACTATCCTAATTACCGATGCTCAGGGTTTCGGACCTGGGCGCAGGCCGAATTAACGGCACTATTTGCCCAAAATCAGGATCTGTTTCAGATTGCCCACCAGCATAATGCCTATTTATTCACACACGCAGGCATAACCAATCAATGGTTGGCACGACTATTGGCGAAAACAAATCATACGATGGAAACGATAACGCCTACATACGACCTGGCCGGATTGATTAATAGCATTCATCAACAGCCTTTACAAAGCATCTTGTTCGAGGTTAGCCCAAAGCGAGGTGGTTCAGACTCATTTGGCGGACCAGTCTGGGCCGATCGATCAGAAACCAGAGTCGATTACCTGACTAATTTTCATCAGATTGTAGGCCATACACCCACCGATCAATTCCTGACTATTGGTAATACCAGAAGCTCAATCACGTATACAGATATACTACAAACCAGAACAGCATTTTATGAAGTCGAAATCCCTGATTAA
- a CDS encoding ATP-binding protein: MAYILVLVSGSMYIYLIRLKIDAPGKKWFIIFYLSQIFWQFGDMIRYSVHPVYVGTLPYQLQIILMFVPALGLVEIAYIQFLYRFVQPAFPREQKVLLYLMICAVLGLIGFNSWNEFYNNSDLLLMQSSMFIYGLLTNLWAIYIGLRKERLLRKLGYERAAKGNRYLALVNLCFVIPCIVAVIFGIYSTIGYWTFFIFIWVGNLAQIVVSITYAAIPTSFQIKLVGFTFVMIGTVLLIVTLVFYPPLFPTDYGPRASQQDGLVKLFGIITLSTAGLILLLPRILRITLTDPLQRLLEGVQQVNSGNLSTAVPVGLPDEIGDLTQNFNEMTRSLKKANDTLTLYTEQLEVQIAERTAEITKQNQELEVQRDSLTKTLIELEETQTQLIQKEKMASLGELTSGIAHEIQNPLNFVNNFSSVSLELLGELKEEIESDHKTDSLQLTDDLIQNLQRISNHGQRADSIVKGMLQLSHSGTSTGKKQLVNLNELASEYMKLAYKDMQTKDKTFTAELIEELAPLVGSIKVVPVDIGRVLINIFNNAFYAVRQKQKQLPTDYKPSIVLSTQVSQSDQLVTIRIRDNGTGIPESILSKIYQPFFTTKPTGQGTGLGLSQSFNIITQGHAGTLTTMSEEGQYTEVTIQLPAD; the protein is encoded by the coding sequence ATGGCTTACATACTTGTTCTTGTATCGGGCAGTATGTACATTTATCTAATCAGGCTAAAGATAGATGCTCCGGGCAAAAAGTGGTTTATAATCTTCTACCTGAGTCAGATTTTCTGGCAGTTTGGCGATATGATTCGGTATAGTGTTCACCCGGTTTATGTTGGAACACTGCCTTACCAGCTCCAGATTATCCTCATGTTTGTTCCTGCGCTGGGGCTTGTCGAAATTGCCTACATTCAGTTTCTCTATCGTTTTGTTCAGCCAGCCTTTCCGCGTGAGCAGAAGGTTTTGCTGTATCTGATGATCTGTGCTGTTCTGGGTCTGATTGGGTTTAATAGCTGGAATGAATTCTACAACAACAGCGACTTGTTGCTAATGCAATCGTCGATGTTCATCTATGGGTTGCTGACCAATCTATGGGCTATTTACATTGGCCTGCGAAAAGAACGGTTGCTGAGAAAACTGGGCTACGAGCGAGCGGCTAAAGGAAATCGCTACCTGGCCCTGGTCAATTTGTGCTTTGTAATTCCCTGTATCGTAGCGGTCATTTTCGGCATTTATAGCACCATTGGCTATTGGACCTTCTTTATCTTCATCTGGGTGGGCAACCTGGCTCAGATTGTTGTGTCGATAACCTATGCGGCCATACCAACCAGCTTTCAGATTAAACTCGTTGGTTTCACATTTGTGATGATAGGAACGGTGTTGCTCATTGTTACGCTGGTTTTCTATCCCCCCCTGTTCCCTACCGATTATGGCCCAAGAGCCAGTCAGCAAGATGGCTTAGTGAAGCTCTTTGGCATTATTACGCTTTCGACAGCAGGGCTGATTCTGCTTTTGCCGCGTATTCTCCGCATTACGCTTACCGATCCTTTACAACGACTTCTGGAGGGCGTTCAACAGGTCAACTCCGGTAATCTTAGTACGGCAGTACCCGTTGGTTTGCCCGACGAAATTGGAGATCTGACACAGAATTTCAACGAAATGACCAGGTCGTTGAAAAAAGCAAACGATACACTGACCCTATATACCGAACAACTGGAAGTGCAAATTGCCGAACGAACTGCCGAAATAACGAAGCAAAATCAGGAACTGGAAGTGCAGCGAGACTCGCTAACCAAAACACTCATCGAACTCGAAGAAACCCAGACCCAGCTCATCCAAAAAGAAAAAATGGCGTCGCTCGGTGAGTTAACATCGGGAATTGCTCATGAAATTCAGAATCCGCTCAACTTCGTCAATAACTTTTCGTCGGTCAGCCTCGAATTGCTCGGCGAGCTTAAAGAAGAAATCGAATCTGATCACAAAACCGACTCCCTGCAACTTACCGACGATCTGATCCAGAATCTGCAACGGATTTCAAACCACGGTCAGCGTGCCGATAGCATCGTAAAAGGTATGCTTCAGCTTTCACACAGCGGCACCAGTACGGGCAAAAAACAACTGGTTAACCTTAATGAGCTGGCTTCCGAATACATGAAACTGGCGTATAAGGATATGCAAACTAAAGACAAAACCTTTACGGCTGAATTGATCGAAGAATTAGCCCCCCTTGTTGGCTCCATTAAAGTAGTTCCTGTTGACATTGGCCGGGTGCTGATTAATATATTCAACAACGCCTTTTATGCTGTTCGGCAAAAACAGAAACAGCTACCAACTGACTACAAGCCCAGTATAGTACTCAGTACGCAGGTAAGCCAGTCCGATCAGTTAGTGACCATTCGTATTCGCGACAATGGCACGGGTATTCCGGAGTCGATCCTAAGCAAAATTTATCAGCCTTTTTTTACTACGAAACCAACCGGTCAGGGCACTGGGCTGGGGCTCTCGCAAAGCTTTAATATTATTACTCAGGGACATGCCGGAACGCTGACAACCATGTCGGAAGAAGGGCAGTATACAGAAGTAACGATTCAGCTTCCTGCCGACTAA